The Nocardia sp. BMG51109 nucleotide sequence GGCTACTGGGCCGGTCGTCTCGGCGCCGACGAGCTGCGCGCCGTCGGCCGTGAGCTGCGCACCCGGCAGCTGACCGAGTTGACCGCGGCCGGACTGGACTCCGTTCCGGTCGGCACCTTTTCCTATTACGACCAGATGCTCGACACCACGGCCATGTTCGGCGCGCTGCCCGCGCGGGTGGCCGGGATCGCCGACCCGCTGGATCGGTACTTCGCGGCGGCCCGCGGCACCGAGAACGTCGAGCCGCTGGAGATGACCAAGTGGTTCGACACCAACTACCACTATCTGGTTCCCGAGATCGGCCCCGGAACCACCTTCACGCTGCATCCGGACAAGCTGCTCGACGAGCTGCACGAGGCGCGTCAGCTCGGTGTCCCGGCGCGGCCGGTGATCATCGGGCCGTTCACCTTCCTGAAGCTGGCGAAGGGCGCGGAGGACACCGACGACACCGGCGGCATCGCGCCGCTGGACCGGCTGAACGATCTGCTCCCGCACTATCGCGACCTGCTGGGCCGGCTGGCGAACGCGGGCGCCGACTGGGTGCAGATCGACGAGCCGGTGCTGGTCACCGACCTGTCCGATGCCGAGCTGGCGCAGGTGCGCCGTGCCTACGCCGAGCTGGCCGGGGCGGGGCGACGCCCGGCGATCCTGGTCGCGACCTACTTCGGCCGTCCGGGGCCCGCGCTGCCCGCGCTGGCGGATATGGGGGTGGAGGGCATCGCCCTGGACTTCGTTTCCGGCACCACCGTGGACGACGTGGCCGCCGTCCCGGCCCTGGCGGACAAGCTGGTCGTGGCGGGCGTCGTCGACGGCCGCAACGTCTGGCGCACCGACCTCGACCACGCGCTGTCGACGCTGGGCACGCTGCTGGGCAGCACCGGTGCGCTGGCGGTGTCGAGTTCGAGTTCGCTGCTGCACGTGCCGTATTCGCTGGAGCCGGAAACGGATCTGGATCCGGCGCTGCGGTCGTGGCTGGCATTCGGCGCGGAGAAGGTCGACGAGGTGCGGGTGCTGAACACCGCGCTGCACAAGGGCACCGGGGCCATCGCCGAGGAGCTGAGCACGGCGCGCGAGGCCGCGGCGAGCCGCGGGTCCGACCCGCGCCTGCGCAACGAGCCGGTCCGGGCGCGGCTGGCCGCGCTGGGCGAGGACGCCACCCACCGCTCCCCCGCCGCGGAACGCCGTGCGCTGCAACGGGAACGGCTGAAGCTGCCACTGCTGCCCACCACCAC carries:
- the metE gene encoding 5-methyltetrahydropteroyltriglutamate--homocysteine S-methyltransferase, with product MTVHNPFTATVLGTARIGPRRELKRATEGYWAGRLGADELRAVGRELRTRQLTELTAAGLDSVPVGTFSYYDQMLDTTAMFGALPARVAGIADPLDRYFAAARGTENVEPLEMTKWFDTNYHYLVPEIGPGTTFTLHPDKLLDELHEARQLGVPARPVIIGPFTFLKLAKGAEDTDDTGGIAPLDRLNDLLPHYRDLLGRLANAGADWVQIDEPVLVTDLSDAELAQVRRAYAELAGAGRRPAILVATYFGRPGPALPALADMGVEGIALDFVSGTTVDDVAAVPALADKLVVAGVVDGRNVWRTDLDHALSTLGTLLGSTGALAVSSSSSLLHVPYSLEPETDLDPALRSWLAFGAEKVDEVRVLNTALHKGTGAIAEELSTAREAAASRGSDPRLRNEPVRARLAALGEDATHRSPAAERRALQRERLKLPLLPTTTIGSYPQTSAIRRARAALRKGEITAEQYREQMRTEVADVVALQEKLGLDVLVHGEPERNDMVQYFAEQLDGFFATANGWVQSYGTRCVRPPILYGDVARRAAMTVEWIEYAQSLTDKPVKGMLTGPVTILAWSFVRDDQPLADTARQVALAIRDETVDLQSAGIRVVQVDEPALRELLPLRAGAEQAYLDWAVTAFRLATSGVSDATQIHTHLCYSEFGEIIGAIAALDADVTSIEAARSHMEVLDDLNAAGFHLGVGPGVYDIHSPRVPGVEEITASLRSALKAVPAERLWVNPDCGLKTRGPDEVQASLRNMVTAAQAVRR